The genome window CCGAGGCAGGAAGTAAATTGCTTGCGACCGTATCAGCTGCGCGGGGGCTGTGGATTTTGGGTGAACCGGAATCGCAGCGATTGGTGCAATGGCAGTGGCAGGATTGCGGCGGCGATGTGCAGACGCTGGTTACCAAACGAGAGAAGGGAAAGGAGCAAATAGCAAGATGAACAGACGCGAATTTATTGGCCGCGCGGCAGCGGCGGGCGGTGCTCTGTTGTTGGTAGAAAACGGGGAATCGCGGCCTAAGGCGCCCTCCGACCAGATCAATCTCGGCATTATTGGCCCTGGAAGCCGTGGCCAGCAGTTGATGCGCACATTCCTGCGCGTTCCCGGGGTCCGCTTTGCCGGACTCTGCGATGTGTATGAACCTCGTTTCGCTGCTGCACGTGAAATCACAAAAGAAAACACGCCGATTTATCACGATTACCGCGAGCTGCTAGCGGCGCGTGACCTTGATGCTGTAATCGTCTCCACTCCGCTTTCGCTTCATTCTCAGCATGAGATCGCAGCGCTCGAAAGCGGGAGGCATGTCTACGGTGAAAAGAGTCTGGCGTTTACCGTCGAGGAGTGCTACAGCATCGTCGATGCGGTGAAGCGCACCGGGAAACACTTCCAGGTGGGCCTGCAATATCACTATGCGCCCTGGTATCGCGAGACCCTGCGCCGCATTCAGGCGGGAAAAATCGGGCGGGTCACGCAGGTCTATGCCTACTGGCATCGAAACAACAATTGGCGGCGTCCTGTTCCCAATGGCAGTGACAAGAAGTTGGAACGCTTGATCAACTGGCGGCTTTACAAGGAGTACTCCGGCGGGCTGGTCGCCGAGCTGGGCTCGCATCACATCAATTTCGCTAACGAAGTTTTTGGCAGTATGCCCGAGTTGGTTGTGGGTAGCGGTGGAATTGATTTCTGGAAGGATGGGCGCGAGACCCAGGACAACGTACAAGTTACGTATCGCTATCCCTCAGGGCAGACATTAGTCTTTTCAGCGATCACCACCAACCAGCTTGACGGCGCCCAGGTGCGCGTCTACGGCACCGACGGCAGCGCTGTGCTCACAGAGTCGGACGCGATCTTTTATTATGAGCCCAAGCGACCGCAGTCCGCGGTCGCTCAACAGACCATCGTGGAGCACGGGATTGTCACCGGCGCAAGCTATCGTTCAGAGATGCCGTATCGCGGTCCTGGCGAAACTGTCTCTGTGCCGAAAGACAAACAGGGCAGTCCGGACTATGTTGCCTGTGCTTCCTTTATAGATAGCATTCGCAGGAATCAACGCCCAGAAGCAGACGAACAGGTAGCGTTGGCTGCCGGCATGGCGGTCGCGCTCGGCAATCAGGCGATTGATCATGGCAAGCGCATCGTATTTTCTGAACACTCCCGTCAGACATAAATGGCGTTTTCTGATTCAGCAGCGTGAATGCTTGGCCGAGCTTCGCTGCACGCAGCCACCTGAGGAGGGGTGGGATACGAATGAGCAAAACGCTAATCTCTACAGTCTGCATAACCATATTATTTGCGGGGACTGCGGCGCTTGTAGCCGAACCGCCATCATCTGTCGTTGTGTTTAGCGAGGCGGGATTTCCTGCTGCAGATTCGGCTAGTCCCTCTCCGGAGCAGTTGGAGAAAATACTGCCCGCAGCCCGCCTGGTCTCCGGGGAACAACTTGGAACACTGCTTGATACCACTACGACCCGGTTGCTCGTGCTTCCTTACGGCTCCGCATTCCCTGAGAAAGCTTGGCCTGAGATTTACCGATTTCTCCATCGCGGTGGAAACCTTCTGGTGCTGGGTGGGAGGCCTTTTACGCGATCGGCCTATCGTGATGCCGCCGGCTGGAAGCTTCGAGACTACAGCGTAAGATTCACACGCCCACTCATGATTGATCAGTATCAGGTGACACCGGGCTCGGAAGAGTTGGAATTCCAGACTAATCCCGATGTAACCCTGCAACTGCCGCGTTTTGCCTGGAAGCGAGCATTCAGCCCAGTCATTCGCCTCAGCATGGTTGATCTCTACAAGCGGGGAGGGTCGGCCGGCGCGATTGATGCTCGTCTGGACGCACTTGCGTGGGGCGTCAAGGATCATCGCAAGTTGGCCGCTCCCGCTCTCCAGATTGATCACCTGAGAAACGGATTTGACGGCGGGCGATGGATCTTTTTGAATGCCGAGTTGACGCCGGAATTCTACAGCAGCGCGCAAGCGCCAGACCTGATTCGGGCCCTGGCGGAAGTGGCCATGCAAGGCAGCCAGGAATTCACCGTGCGGCCGGTGCTGCCACTCTATTTGCACGGCGAACCGGTAGAGTTAGAAGTTTTGTGGCACTCAGCCGAGCCGCCTCTGGGGCCGCTGACCGTCAAGATCGCCACATTCCCCGAGCAACAACCGTCGAGCCGCTCCCTGGCAACAATCACTCTCCCTTCTTCGCAGCCGCTCGTTCTGCCCGCGCCGAATGACAAGGGGCTTTGGATCATAGAGGCGCAATTGCTCGATGGCGACA of Terriglobales bacterium contains these proteins:
- a CDS encoding Gfo/Idh/MocA family oxidoreductase, encoding MNRREFIGRAAAAGGALLLVENGESRPKAPSDQINLGIIGPGSRGQQLMRTFLRVPGVRFAGLCDVYEPRFAAAREITKENTPIYHDYRELLAARDLDAVIVSTPLSLHSQHEIAALESGRHVYGEKSLAFTVEECYSIVDAVKRTGKHFQVGLQYHYAPWYRETLRRIQAGKIGRVTQVYAYWHRNNNWRRPVPNGSDKKLERLINWRLYKEYSGGLVAELGSHHINFANEVFGSMPELVVGSGGIDFWKDGRETQDNVQVTYRYPSGQTLVFSAITTNQLDGAQVRVYGTDGSAVLTESDAIFYYEPKRPQSAVAQQTIVEHGIVTGASYRSEMPYRGPGETVSVPKDKQGSPDYVACASFIDSIRRNQRPEADEQVALAAGMAVALGNQAIDHGKRIVFSEHSRQT